A region from the Sutcliffiella horikoshii genome encodes:
- a CDS encoding pilus assembly protein PilO, with translation MMIELQRKHYVLLSSCVLLIVLGIAGFYYLSYAPKEVRAEQLQQEKAIEEQLIQVLEQQEETAQANGNTTVELQRKIPVTPFLEQLILELEKAEVLSDSTIVNMSFGEGEFIPASTTLEEYETMHDEEDEAVQEEAYLPEGLKKVTVNLSVESEVYEDLSTFLTSLESLTRITQIESVSFTGQPEVTSTEQELQPLTYSVTLSAFYHPELEDLIEELPPLSVPEPGNKVNPFIDNN, from the coding sequence ATGATGATTGAACTACAACGAAAACATTATGTTCTTCTAAGCTCTTGTGTTCTCCTCATTGTATTAGGAATAGCAGGTTTCTATTATTTGTCCTATGCACCAAAGGAAGTACGAGCTGAACAGCTTCAACAGGAAAAAGCAATTGAAGAGCAGCTTATTCAAGTGTTAGAACAACAAGAGGAAACCGCGCAGGCTAACGGGAACACAACGGTAGAATTACAGCGTAAGATCCCGGTTACTCCTTTTTTAGAACAGCTGATTTTAGAATTGGAAAAAGCAGAAGTGCTATCTGACAGCACCATTGTGAATATGTCTTTTGGAGAAGGGGAGTTTATTCCGGCTTCTACTACTTTAGAAGAGTATGAGACGATGCATGATGAAGAAGATGAGGCCGTTCAAGAAGAGGCCTATCTTCCAGAAGGGTTGAAAAAAGTGACGGTCAATCTGTCTGTTGAATCGGAAGTATATGAAGACCTGTCTACGTTTCTTACTTCCTTGGAGAGCTTGACTAGAATTACCCAGATTGAATCGGTCAGCTTCACTGGACAGCCGGAAGTGACATCAACAGAACAGGAACTGCAACCATTAACGTATTCTGTTACGCTTTCAGCTTTCTACCATCCAGAGTTGGAAGACCTAATAGAGGAACTGCCGCCTTTATCCGTTCCGGAACCAGGAAACAAAGTAAATCCATTTATCGACAATAACTAA
- a CDS encoding anti-sigma factor, whose product MNDDFKKKLERYDKDEMTPEEKIEFEKEMSAQEEQWMKPTLEKTKQRKILRASKWKARINTALTVIPLLLLIVMISSFLTNFYYYGFSDEYSRSQKLSDVINFSQVITDPYANKYTADTKVGMFLNMSATKELRKTVGKESYPIGEMEVNFLFSKMGIVDKKFYGKDDQLPEIHHPSLLSKHGIDSSSEWERLEMLPEGTVSTAFVTFDEVLSTEQVFELFKAKDLDVLWFPVVTSEEARDHYPISNIGFPNYPIFHSDDWKLISKTEEKSFLSSSSSETRAAPNYVEGDTEMLHTYFEKTLRFLADYQEEFDEIQQMHGNIQIKEALSYLEDHGISHHGVVITGPTKEVLSLKEEEWIGAIQVDEVALWNWSD is encoded by the coding sequence ATGAATGATGACTTTAAGAAAAAATTAGAACGTTATGATAAAGACGAAATGACACCCGAAGAAAAGATAGAGTTTGAAAAAGAAATGAGCGCTCAGGAAGAACAGTGGATGAAGCCCACCCTGGAAAAAACGAAGCAACGGAAAATATTGCGGGCAAGCAAGTGGAAGGCGAGGATAAATACTGCACTAACAGTTATTCCTCTCTTACTATTGATTGTCATGATTTCTTCTTTTTTAACAAACTTCTATTATTACGGTTTTTCGGATGAGTATAGCCGGTCGCAAAAATTAAGTGATGTGATTAATTTTTCACAGGTCATTACGGATCCATACGCAAACAAGTACACTGCCGATACCAAAGTAGGAATGTTCTTGAATATGAGCGCAACAAAGGAACTTCGTAAAACAGTAGGGAAAGAATCATACCCTATTGGCGAAATGGAAGTTAATTTTCTATTCTCAAAGATGGGAATTGTAGATAAGAAGTTTTATGGGAAAGACGACCAACTCCCAGAGATCCATCACCCTTCCTTGTTGTCAAAGCACGGAATAGATTCGTCCTCTGAGTGGGAAAGGCTTGAAATGCTTCCAGAGGGAACTGTTTCAACCGCTTTCGTGACATTTGATGAGGTTCTTTCGACAGAACAGGTATTTGAACTTTTTAAGGCAAAAGATTTGGATGTACTCTGGTTTCCCGTCGTAACATCTGAGGAAGCAAGGGACCATTATCCAATATCGAACATTGGTTTTCCAAACTATCCAATTTTCCACAGCGATGATTGGAAGCTCATCTCTAAAACAGAAGAGAAATCATTCTTAAGTTCTTCAAGCTCTGAAACTCGTGCCGCACCAAATTATGTGGAAGGCGATACAGAAATGCTGCACACATACTTTGAAAAGACCCTTCGTTTCTTAGCTGACTATCAAGAAGAATTCGATGAGATTCAACAGATGCATGGCAATATTCAAATAAAAGAGGCTCTCTCCTACTTAGAAGATCATGGCATCTCCCATCATGGTGTAGTCATTACCGGACCAACAAAGGAAGTACTCTCATTGAAGGAAGAAGAATGGATAGGAGCCATTCAAGTTGATGAAGTGGCTCTATGGAATTGGAGCGATTAA
- a CDS encoding VanW family protein, protein MQSLKLLAALLVCTLFIFCFSQVGTLVTNQWLPHTNSFSESTLIANAEVSNTSKTDALEKVEKAKNSWITNGTIYLEWAGELQPFPKEAFTFYIPESVELAEDSSQNPLKVELPNGTLLEQIELLSQTSDIFSAMDTEKLKKDLEEVASHLKEGDHTFSFSDYLVDDEVMDQTNLQISMNIAGQTAMKELQEVLNGKEIKLRGSEAFSVETWLEKEELTLSDEAASMFASMLFELIAPTNFAVVERHISKELPTWASEGYEARFQQEKMDFAFTNPNTSEYTITITVNGASLTGELKGGPLPFTYEVNKVEMQTLSPKTVIQYSATIPGSGSRVKETGKNGSYVQLVRTATDASGQITETIVYSEDYYAPIQRVELHALTQPVVTTDPTNPNTIGNNTGTNTNTNTNNGTNINTGTNTNIGNTNTNTNTNTSGTNTNTNNTSGNQNTNTGGTNSNNNSNTGGTNNNNTGSGNGNTNDDDNEDPGSGSGYIGK, encoded by the coding sequence ATGCAAAGTTTAAAACTATTGGCAGCTTTGCTAGTCTGTACATTATTTATTTTTTGTTTTTCACAAGTGGGAACCCTGGTCACCAATCAGTGGCTGCCGCACACCAATTCATTTTCTGAATCCACTCTTATCGCAAATGCGGAAGTGAGCAATACATCTAAAACAGATGCATTGGAAAAGGTGGAAAAGGCTAAAAACAGTTGGATAACCAATGGAACAATTTATTTAGAGTGGGCTGGAGAACTTCAACCTTTCCCGAAAGAAGCTTTTACTTTTTACATTCCTGAATCGGTAGAACTTGCGGAAGACAGTTCTCAAAATCCATTAAAAGTAGAGCTCCCAAATGGAACATTGTTGGAACAAATCGAATTGCTCTCTCAAACATCTGATATTTTTTCTGCCATGGATACGGAGAAATTGAAAAAAGATCTGGAAGAAGTAGCTTCTCATCTTAAAGAAGGAGACCATACTTTTTCATTTTCAGATTACCTTGTTGATGATGAAGTGATGGATCAGACAAATCTTCAAATTTCAATGAACATTGCAGGTCAAACGGCTATGAAAGAGCTTCAGGAAGTTTTAAATGGGAAGGAAATTAAACTTCGGGGAAGTGAAGCTTTCTCTGTTGAAACATGGCTGGAGAAAGAAGAGCTTACTTTATCTGATGAGGCTGCTAGCATGTTTGCGTCCATGCTATTTGAATTAATCGCACCTACCAATTTCGCTGTAGTAGAGCGGCATATTTCCAAAGAGCTTCCTACTTGGGCATCAGAGGGATATGAAGCGCGTTTTCAACAAGAAAAGATGGATTTCGCTTTTACCAATCCAAATACGAGTGAATATACCATCACCATTACAGTCAATGGTGCATCCCTAACAGGCGAATTAAAGGGTGGTCCACTTCCATTTACCTATGAAGTGAATAAAGTGGAGATGCAGACACTCTCACCTAAAACCGTTATTCAGTATTCTGCAACAATTCCAGGCTCAGGATCGCGTGTAAAAGAGACGGGCAAAAATGGTTCCTATGTTCAGCTCGTTCGAACGGCAACAGATGCTTCCGGACAGATTACAGAAACCATTGTTTACAGTGAAGATTATTATGCTCCAATTCAGCGTGTGGAACTACATGCATTAACCCAGCCTGTTGTTACAACAGATCCAACCAATCCGAATACGATCGGAAATAATACTGGAACGAACACAAATACCAACACGAACAACGGAACAAACATAAATACAGGAACCAACACAAATATCGGCAACACAAATACTAATACCAACACAAACACTTCCGGTACAAATACCAATACAAACAATACATCCGGCAACCAAAATACGAACACCGGTGGGACGAATTCGAATAATAACTCCAACACAGGCGGAACGAACAACAATAACACAGGCTCAGGAAACGGGAATACGAACGATGATGACAACGAAGACCCGGGATCTGGAAGTGGCTATATCGGCAAATAA
- a CDS encoding PilN domain-containing protein, with the protein MMLVDIDLLPKRKSRNITTPLVYGICAFFLLFVAIILFTFSNMVTNDVETAEQDLEMVQQLRIAKEEAMNRPQNSSSAQRLEDTVAWAEEYPLEMVPVMQDLIRLLPERGFIQSFSYDETGLLNLSVQFDESRDAAYFLYHLNESPLYHSIDLSSISTVEVGDEDSVNVLPRYVGQYTLGFDRAAFQSMNELEEEETEDGTETETETETNEDGGEEL; encoded by the coding sequence ATGATGCTAGTTGATATCGATTTATTACCAAAGAGAAAATCACGTAATATCACCACACCTCTTGTGTATGGCATTTGTGCCTTTTTCCTATTGTTTGTGGCAATCATTCTTTTTACTTTTTCTAATATGGTGACTAATGATGTGGAAACGGCTGAACAGGATCTTGAGATGGTACAGCAATTAAGGATTGCAAAAGAAGAGGCGATGAACCGTCCGCAAAATTCTTCTTCCGCGCAGCGTCTGGAAGATACGGTAGCTTGGGCGGAGGAGTATCCGCTGGAAATGGTCCCAGTGATGCAGGATTTAATCAGGCTCTTACCAGAGCGAGGTTTCATTCAAAGTTTTTCCTATGATGAAACAGGTCTTTTAAACCTTTCCGTTCAGTTTGACGAATCAAGGGATGCAGCTTACTTTCTCTATCATTTAAATGAATCTCCTCTATATCACTCTATTGATCTTTCATCCATCTCAACTGTTGAGGTAGGGGACGAAGATTCGGTGAATGTCCTGCCTAGGTATGTAGGTCAATACACGCTTGGTTTTGACCGGGCTGCATTTCAGTCAATGAATGAATTAGAAGAGGAAGAAACAGAGGACGGGACGGAAACTGAGACTGAAACTGAAACCAATGAGGATGGAGGCGAAGAACTATGA
- a CDS encoding type II secretion system protein, translating to MLQKCRKMLRNEKGLTLIELLAVVVILGIIAAIAIPSIGNIIENSRNDAQIAVGQQAMNAARLALLDDSNSLTSPADEEDLASYLENFDSDEYSVSVTFGDDKKVTGVTVTRTGGNPITLDENGKPVVEEDEDDEE from the coding sequence ATGTTACAAAAATGTAGAAAAATGCTTCGGAACGAAAAAGGGTTAACATTGATTGAGTTACTTGCTGTTGTTGTTATATTAGGGATTATTGCTGCGATTGCTATACCGAGTATTGGGAATATTATTGAAAATAGTAGAAACGATGCCCAAATTGCAGTAGGACAGCAAGCTATGAATGCAGCTCGTTTAGCATTACTAGACGATTCAAACTCTTTGACAAGTCCTGCTGATGAAGAAGATTTAGCAAGTTATTTGGAAAACTTCGATTCCGATGAATATTCTGTTAGTGTAACTTTTGGAGATGATAAAAAAGTTACTGGAGTAACTGTTACTCGTACAGGTGGAAATCCAATTACTCTTGACGAAAATGGGAAACCAGTAGTTGAAGAGGATGAAGATGATGAAGAATAA
- a CDS encoding type II secretion system F family protein codes for MPRFTYTGRNTAGKQTGSITSSSRREAIVTLKEKGIRVMNLEEVPESIFTKEITIGNPVKLRDFVIFLRQFSTLIRAGISVVDATNVLAQQTSSKALKRVLFDVEEELKQGNPLSEATAKHPKVFSTMFINMIKAGEASGALDDTLDRLATQFEKQNETRQKIVSALTYPLVLGVIAIGVVIFLLVGVVPTFVAMFSDFGADLPLITRFVLGASEWMQSFWWLFLLIVLAAVMGLMAMNKQKQTKYYIDYALLRIPIFGPLLQKAVIARLTRTLSSLFSSSVPILQAISIVEKIVENEVIARVLAASKIELEKGESLTGPMKEHWAFPPLVTQMITIGESTGSLDSMLDKIAEFYEKEVDYATDRLKSLIEPLMIVVLAVIVGTIVTSILVPMFDIFNHIQM; via the coding sequence ATGCCTAGATTCACCTATACCGGCAGAAATACAGCCGGCAAGCAAACAGGAAGCATCACAAGCAGCTCACGCCGGGAAGCGATTGTGACGCTAAAAGAAAAAGGAATTCGAGTAATGAATTTAGAGGAAGTTCCCGAATCTATTTTCACAAAAGAAATCACCATCGGAAACCCAGTCAAGCTTCGTGACTTTGTTATCTTTCTTCGCCAATTTTCCACATTGATTCGAGCGGGAATTTCAGTGGTAGACGCAACAAATGTCCTTGCCCAACAAACTTCAAGCAAAGCATTGAAACGTGTACTGTTTGATGTAGAGGAAGAGCTGAAGCAGGGTAACCCGCTTTCAGAAGCGACAGCCAAGCATCCAAAAGTATTCTCCACCATGTTCATCAACATGATCAAAGCCGGGGAAGCAAGTGGGGCGCTGGATGATACGTTAGACCGCCTCGCAACACAGTTTGAAAAGCAGAACGAAACAAGACAAAAGATTGTCTCGGCATTAACCTACCCACTAGTGCTCGGGGTTATTGCCATTGGCGTTGTTATCTTTTTACTTGTAGGGGTAGTGCCAACATTCGTTGCGATGTTTAGTGACTTTGGAGCGGACCTGCCATTGATTACACGATTCGTTCTCGGGGCGAGTGAATGGATGCAGAGTTTTTGGTGGTTGTTTTTATTAATTGTCTTAGCTGCAGTCATGGGACTGATGGCGATGAATAAACAGAAGCAGACAAAGTACTATATCGACTATGCATTACTGCGTATTCCTATCTTCGGGCCGCTGTTACAAAAGGCGGTTATTGCGAGGTTAACAAGGACTCTCAGTTCCTTATTCTCCAGTTCGGTACCTATTCTGCAGGCCATCTCCATTGTGGAGAAAATTGTCGAGAACGAAGTCATTGCTCGCGTTCTAGCAGCTAGTAAAATAGAACTAGAAAAAGGGGAGTCGCTAACAGGTCCGATGAAAGAACATTGGGCATTTCCACCGCTTGTCACGCAGATGATTACCATCGGAGAAAGCACAGGATCACTGGATTCCATGCTCGATAAAATCGCTGAGTTCTATGAAAAAGAAGTAGACTATGCAACCGACAGATTGAAAAGTCTGATAGAGCCATTAATGATTGTCGTGCTCGCTGTCATAGTAGGGACTATAGTCACATCTATTCTAGTTCCAATGTTCGATATTTTTAACCATATTCAAATGTAG
- the pilM gene encoding type IV pilus biogenesis protein PilM, protein MEFSFLQPKQNNFINIIIRDHVIRMVELKSLDPLIVKRTNERFLPPNIVRDGKIVDENIFRLILEECVEDWGLKRKHVRFVVPDQYVVTRKLTIPSNIMDDEIIGHLYLELGSTIHLPFEDPVFDVHVLHRSEKTELVLFASPEEVVTQMSNLLEESKLKPAAADVSALCLYRLYYEFGQRNEQDHLLVVHFDVSCITLSIFVNHVPVFMRTVAFPQDMKVWEVSVTNTQLEWAGDIVQFNVFLEDFIVEVERIMNFFRYSLNQGNEEINRVLLHGDHPNFPLILSKLREKISVKVDTFEQDVYTQDQETVDPKYYYSLGLALKEVQ, encoded by the coding sequence ATGGAATTTTCGTTTCTGCAACCAAAGCAAAACAACTTCATAAATATTATTATCCGTGACCATGTCATTCGAATGGTAGAGTTGAAGAGTTTAGATCCTCTCATCGTTAAACGCACAAATGAAAGGTTTTTGCCGCCAAATATTGTCCGTGATGGAAAGATTGTCGATGAAAATATATTTCGTCTAATTTTAGAGGAATGTGTGGAAGACTGGGGACTGAAACGCAAGCATGTCCGATTTGTCGTTCCAGATCAATATGTCGTCACTCGAAAATTGACCATTCCGTCTAACATTATGGACGACGAGATCATTGGTCACTTGTATTTGGAGTTAGGTTCCACCATTCACTTGCCTTTTGAGGATCCGGTATTTGATGTTCATGTTCTTCATCGCTCGGAAAAGACGGAGCTTGTGCTCTTTGCGTCTCCTGAAGAAGTGGTAACACAGATGTCCAATTTACTTGAAGAAAGTAAACTTAAGCCGGCTGCAGCAGATGTTTCTGCACTTTGTCTGTATCGCCTTTATTATGAATTTGGTCAGCGTAATGAACAGGATCATCTATTAGTCGTTCATTTTGACGTGAGCTGTATTACTCTGAGCATCTTCGTGAACCATGTTCCTGTGTTTATGCGGACCGTTGCCTTTCCTCAGGACATGAAGGTCTGGGAAGTATCGGTTACCAATACACAGTTAGAATGGGCAGGGGATATTGTTCAATTTAATGTCTTCTTAGAGGATTTTATCGTCGAAGTGGAGCGGATTATGAACTTTTTCCGTTACTCCTTAAATCAAGGGAATGAAGAGATCAATCGTGTTCTCCTTCATGGCGACCATCCAAACTTCCCGTTAATATTATCAAAGCTACGAGAAAAAATTTCTGTAAAAGTAGATACGTTTGAGCAGGATGTTTATACACAAGACCAAGAGACGGTTGACCCAAAATACTACTATTCTTTAGGGTTGGCATTAAAAGAGGTGCAATGA
- a CDS encoding GspE/PulE family protein, with protein sequence MVQIRKRLGDLLVDAGIITESQLQSALKEKTREQKIGDVLLQKGYITEQQLIEVLEFQLGIPHVSLYRYPLDEKLIHLISKDFAKRNLIIPLKKEQDKLFVAMADPMDFFAMDDLRLSTGFEVEPVIATKDDILRSINKYYETTDSMDELLDGFEANVEMKVQEESITEDDSPIVRIVNQLLQNAVQQRASDIHIDPHETKVVVRYRIDGVLRTERTLPKHTQNVLIARIKILGKMDITEHRVPQDGRIKTNFDFHPVDVRVSTLPTVFGEKIVMRILDMSSALNDISQLGFNKKNNERFMDLIHRPTGIILITGPTGSGKSSTLYAALNHLNSEEINIITVEDPVEYQLEGINQIQVNTNVGMTFAKGLRAILRQDPNVIMVGEIRDRETAEVAIRASLTGHLVLSTLHTNDSISTITRLIDMKVEPFLVASSINGVLAQRLVRKVCRDCAKMEEPTAREIEIFAKRGLTVEKVPRGKGCGTCNMTGYKGRLAIHELLVINDKMKKMIMNNESVSTIRELAYEQDTIFLIDDGLEKVKMGLTTTEEILRVALSE encoded by the coding sequence ATGGTACAAATCAGAAAAAGACTTGGTGACCTGCTAGTTGATGCCGGGATCATCACAGAAAGTCAGTTGCAAAGTGCATTAAAAGAAAAAACTCGCGAACAGAAAATTGGAGATGTCCTGCTTCAAAAAGGATATATAACAGAACAGCAGCTGATAGAGGTATTGGAATTTCAATTAGGAATTCCCCATGTCAGCTTGTACCGTTACCCGCTCGATGAAAAACTGATTCATTTAATCTCCAAGGATTTCGCAAAAAGAAACCTGATTATTCCGTTGAAAAAGGAACAGGATAAACTGTTTGTCGCAATGGCAGATCCGATGGATTTCTTCGCCATGGATGACTTGCGTTTATCCACAGGTTTTGAAGTGGAGCCAGTTATTGCAACAAAGGATGATATCCTGCGCTCCATCAATAAATATTATGAAACTACCGACTCCATGGACGAGCTGTTGGATGGTTTTGAAGCAAATGTAGAAATGAAGGTGCAGGAAGAAAGTATCACCGAAGATGATTCTCCCATTGTACGGATTGTGAATCAGCTCCTGCAAAATGCAGTACAGCAAAGGGCAAGTGACATTCATATTGATCCTCATGAGACGAAGGTGGTCGTGCGCTACCGTATTGACGGGGTGCTTCGAACCGAGAGGACTTTACCAAAACATACACAGAACGTATTGATAGCAAGAATTAAGATACTTGGAAAAATGGATATTACCGAACACCGCGTACCGCAGGACGGTAGAATCAAAACGAATTTTGATTTTCATCCTGTTGATGTCCGTGTATCCACCTTGCCTACAGTTTTTGGAGAGAAAATTGTGATGCGTATCCTCGATATGAGCAGCGCTTTGAACGATATTTCTCAGCTAGGGTTCAATAAAAAGAACAACGAACGCTTTATGGACCTGATTCATCGACCGACCGGTATCATTTTAATTACAGGTCCGACGGGTTCCGGAAAATCCTCGACGCTTTATGCAGCATTAAATCACTTAAACAGTGAAGAGATCAACATTATTACCGTCGAAGATCCAGTCGAGTATCAGCTCGAAGGAATCAATCAAATTCAGGTTAATACGAATGTCGGAATGACCTTTGCAAAAGGGCTGCGTGCCATTCTCCGGCAGGATCCGAATGTGATCATGGTAGGGGAAATTCGTGACAGAGAGACAGCAGAAGTGGCCATTCGTGCTTCCTTAACAGGTCACCTTGTCCTAAGTACACTACATACCAATGATTCTATCAGTACCATTACGAGATTGATTGATATGAAAGTAGAGCCATTCCTTGTGGCATCTTCCATCAATGGTGTGCTTGCACAGCGTTTAGTGAGAAAAGTATGCCGTGATTGCGCGAAGATGGAGGAGCCGACGGCAAGGGAGATTGAAATATTTGCGAAACGCGGCTTAACAGTCGAAAAGGTACCGCGCGGAAAAGGCTGCGGGACTTGCAATATGACGGGATACAAAGGTCGCCTTGCTATCCATGAGCTATTAGTCATCAATGACAAAATGAAAAAAATGATCATGAACAACGAATCCGTATCGACCATTCGGGAACTTGCATATGAACAAGATACCATCTTTTTAATAGACGATGGATTGGAAAAAGTAAAAATGGGATTAACGACAACAGAGGAAATTTTGCGTGTCGCTTTATCAGAGTAG
- a CDS encoding type IV pilus twitching motility protein PilT, giving the protein MIEKINNWLHAAYEFKASDIHLSVGVPPVFRINGELKRYGEETLSPEDTETLAKQMIPEFMLERFEEKGDLDFSYSVPGISRFRVNAYRQRNSVAIAIRIIPTRIPSLEELQLPSILQTLMDKPQGLILVTGPTGSGKSTTLASMIDFMNKMQKKHVITLEDPIEYLHRHNQCMIDQREVGIDTNSFASGLRASLRQDPDIILVGELRDLETIQTAITAAETGHLVLGTLHTTSAPSTIDRIIDVFPGPQQAQIRIQLASVLVSIISQRLFPTIDRQGRKVATEILINTPAVANLIRNEKIHQIQNVMQTSKAQGMHTLDMSIKRLIQQGDISRLSAESFLQESMHHA; this is encoded by the coding sequence ATGATTGAAAAAATAAACAATTGGCTACATGCCGCATATGAATTCAAAGCATCAGACATTCATCTTTCTGTCGGGGTGCCACCTGTTTTCCGTATCAATGGAGAGTTGAAGCGATATGGAGAAGAAACGCTTTCTCCTGAAGACACGGAAACACTTGCGAAACAAATGATTCCTGAATTCATGCTGGAACGTTTTGAGGAAAAAGGCGATTTGGACTTTTCCTACAGTGTCCCTGGAATCTCGCGTTTCCGTGTTAATGCATACAGGCAACGAAACTCTGTAGCGATAGCGATACGAATCATACCAACAAGAATTCCTTCATTGGAAGAACTGCAATTGCCATCCATTCTGCAAACTCTTATGGACAAGCCACAAGGATTGATTCTTGTAACAGGCCCAACAGGAAGCGGTAAATCAACCACGCTGGCATCCATGATTGATTTTATGAACAAGATGCAGAAGAAACATGTCATTACATTGGAAGATCCAATTGAATATTTGCATCGCCATAATCAATGTATGATCGATCAGCGTGAGGTTGGAATTGATACAAACAGTTTCGCATCAGGATTACGTGCTTCCCTGCGACAAGATCCCGATATCATTCTAGTTGGAGAATTACGAGATTTGGAGACGATACAGACAGCGATTACGGCAGCAGAAACGGGACATCTTGTATTAGGTACCCTACATACGACAAGTGCACCTTCCACCATTGACCGTATTATTGATGTGTTTCCTGGCCCGCAGCAGGCGCAAATTCGCATTCAACTTGCTTCTGTATTGGTTTCTATCATTTCCCAACGACTATTTCCAACCATTGATCGCCAGGGCAGAAAGGTAGCCACCGAAATATTAATCAATACACCGGCAGTGGCCAATCTTATCCGCAACGAAAAGATCCATCAAATTCAAAACGTGATGCAAACTAGCAAAGCACAAGGGATGCACACACTTGATATGAGCATTAAAAGACTCATCCAACAAGGCGATATAAGCAGACTGTCAGCCGAAAGCTTCCTACAGGAGTCGATGCACCATGCCTAG
- a CDS encoding prepilin peptidase: protein MINIYLYIIISALLLGSFYNVVGLRIPKGESIVTPRSHCTNCKTTLTGLDLVPVLSYVFLKGRCRHCQKSVSPIYPLFELFTAVLFVLAPLLMGWTYELIVAWTFISMLIIIVISDLHYMIIPNKILLFFLGLFIIERIFIPFQTIPDHLIGMAVGFLIPFLVAVLSKGGMGGGDVKLFAVLGFVLGWELVILTFFLSSLIGMIAALIGMLLGKVKRGVPFPFGPSIALAAFITYFKGEQILHWYFSLLF, encoded by the coding sequence ATGATAAATATATATCTATATATAATAATTTCAGCCCTCCTCCTAGGCTCATTCTACAACGTAGTAGGCCTTAGGATTCCAAAGGGTGAGTCAATAGTCACACCTAGATCACATTGTACGAATTGCAAGACCACATTGACGGGACTAGATTTAGTTCCCGTCCTTTCATATGTATTTCTTAAAGGGAGATGTCGGCACTGTCAAAAGTCCGTGTCTCCTATTTATCCATTATTCGAGCTTTTTACGGCTGTGCTATTTGTCCTAGCTCCGCTTTTGATGGGATGGACCTATGAACTGATTGTTGCATGGACCTTCATTTCCATGCTTATCATCATCGTCATATCTGACTTACATTATATGATTATCCCAAATAAGATTCTGCTGTTTTTCCTAGGACTTTTTATTATAGAACGCATCTTCATTCCGTTCCAAACAATCCCGGATCATCTGATTGGAATGGCTGTAGGATTCCTAATTCCATTTTTAGTTGCCGTCCTCTCTAAAGGTGGTATGGGTGGAGGGGACGTAAAGCTATTCGCTGTCTTAGGTTTTGTTTTAGGGTGGGAATTAGTGATTCTGACATTTTTTCTCTCTTCGCTAATTGGCATGATTGCTGCACTTATAGGAATGCTGTTAGGAAAAGTGAAAAGAGGTGTCCCGTTTCCATTTGGACCTTCTATCGCACTGGCAGCATTTATCACTTATTTTAAAGGGGAACAGATACTGCATTGGTATTTTAGCTTACTCTTCTAG
- a CDS encoding sigma-70 family RNA polymerase sigma factor gives MKQSIDDIYEEHMQDIFRYLLSLCREHHLAEDLVQETFLRAYLYLENYQGEDVKPWLFRIAHNAFIDHYRKHKRTIVKEQGFFQRLFGKGKGTEQEVLLKTEVAEVMDVINTLNEQQAQAILLYDYHSFTYKEAAEALGVTDTYFKVLLYRARQKVRSIQGKENERNE, from the coding sequence ATGAAACAATCTATTGATGATATTTACGAAGAGCATATGCAGGATATTTTCCGGTACCTCCTTTCTTTATGCAGGGAGCACCACCTTGCGGAAGATCTTGTACAGGAAACTTTTTTGCGTGCATATTTATATTTGGAGAATTATCAGGGTGAGGACGTCAAGCCTTGGTTGTTCCGGATCGCTCACAATGCCTTTATCGATCACTATCGAAAGCATAAGCGGACCATCGTGAAGGAACAAGGCTTTTTCCAACGGCTATTTGGCAAAGGAAAAGGAACCGAGCAGGAAGTGCTTTTGAAAACTGAGGTTGCCGAGGTTATGGATGTGATTAACACGCTCAATGAGCAACAGGCGCAAGCGATCCTTCTCTATGATTATCACAGTTTCACCTATAAAGAAGCTGCCGAAGCTCTAGGCGTAACAGATACATATTTTAAAGTACTGCTTTATCGTGCACGCCAAAAAGTTAGAAGTATTCAAGGAAAGGAGAACGAAAGGAATGAATGA